A segment of the Nilaparvata lugens isolate BPH chromosome X, ASM1435652v1, whole genome shotgun sequence genome:
ATTGATAGGCTGGCACTTACTGGCAGTTTCTGTAGACAGTCACCTTGGGGCGGTGTAGCTGTATATTTTAACAATAGgaataattttactattaaATCACTTGACTTGTCAACTTACTGTGTGGAAGTTTGGGCGGAATTTGcaggtttttatattgttgagcTATCACTCATAGTGATATCGATGTATAGGTCTCCTAGAGGGGATGCAAACCTGTTTTTTGATAAGTTGAAGCTTTCTATTTCTTATGCACTGTCTGCGGGTCATTGTGTGTTGATTGGAACTGACCACCATAATTTCAATGCAATTTTTCACCAAGGGATGCCAGGGTGTTTCTGAATGTTTTGCAGGGGTTTGGGCTGACAAGCTTAATAAGTGAGGCAACAAGAGGATGCTCAGCTCTTGACTCAGTTGTAACAAACTTAGATCCGGATTGTTTCACTGTGAATGTTAGCAAGGATCAAATATCAGACCACAAACATATCCTTCTGAGAGCTCGGTTGGCTTGCTATAGACGGGGTAAAACACTCAAAACTATCCAGTATCGATCATTTAATGAGAATTGTCTTCAGATTTTTTGTGCTTCACTACAGGATCGAATTGAGCCCTGGTTTAATATGATTTCCACGTTGTCAGCAAGGGAGGGGTTtacgttttttttttgtagtttcAAGGAACTTTTTGATTCTTTGTTTCCTGTGAAGACTAAAATGGTTTTCTCATCATCGGGGAGGGATGCTGGTCGACTGGGGGGTGGTCCAACCCGTCCAATTTGCGATTGGTTCACTCCAGAACTTGAAGAACTGAGAGAGCTTATTCTGTTGGTAAGTGACATATGTAAAACAAACCCTAATCTGAACATTGTATTGAAGAATCTTAGACATGGGTATCGCAATAAAATTGGGGAAACAAAATTGGAAGCAAACGCGAAACTCATTATGGAGTCTAGTAATAGAATAAAAGCTGCCTGGACCCTTATAAACAAAATAAGACCATCATCAAAAGAGACCAACAACTCATTTGCCACAGCAGATgacttcaacaattattttcttgagtCAGTTGAGAAGATTGTGAATGATATACCAAATGACGGTGAACCTATTCAGTTTACTCACATGCCTGCCATAGTTTCTGAATTCACCTGGAGTCCTGTATGTGCTCAAGATGTAATTGAAGCGGTTTTAGGTTTCAGGAGTTCCAATTGTAAGGATATTTATGGCATGACCCCAAATTTGCTCAAGCAGATGATAGCTGTTATTATTGCACCCATTTTAGCATTGTGTATAAACAACTGTTTAGCTAGCGGTACTTTCCCTGAACAACTCAAAATCTCCAGAACAGTCCCAGTCTACAAGAAGGGTCCATATTGTGACACCTCAAGTTTCAGACCAATTTCTATAATTCCTGTTTTTGCTAAGATATTTGAGGCAATCATATTTGCACAACTGTATATACCTTGAGGAGCATGACCTCCTTGTTCCTTCTCAGTTTGGTTTCAGGAAGGAAAATCTACTGTCATGGCTGTGGAATCACTGTTAGAATCGATTATCAATTCTTTTGAGGAGCGgaaatcaactttttcaatgCTTTGTGATCTCCCACGAGCATTTGACTGTATTCCTCATACAGTTCTTTTAAAGAAATTGGAGCATTATGGCTTACAGGAATGCGCAATTCGGGTGTTTGAGTCTTACCTTTCTGAGAGAAAACAGATTGTACATTGGAATGATCAGTGCTCAATTCCTCTTCTGGTAAAACGGGGTGAGCCACAGGGCTCATTGTTGGGCCCATTACTCTTTCTTGTAGCAATAAATGATTTGCACTACTATCTAGAGGGAAATGTGCTGTTCTATGCGGATGACACTTCCTTGTTCTCTGCAAATAAGAGTGTCACCCAAGCTAAAGCAGATGTGATGGAGCTGTATGATAAAGCTCGTGATTGGTTCTCACTAAACAGATTGTCTCTGAATGAGGCAAAAACCCAAAGTATATTGTTGATGTCAGTGAGTATTTGCAGCCGGTCCGATTATTGGGGTTCACTCTTGATGCCAAGTTACTCTGGGAACCTCATATAGACATGGTGTGCTCCAGTCTCAGCAGCATTGTCTATCTACTGAGAAGGCTGATATCTGAACTGCCAATTTCGGTGGTCAGACAGGcctattttgctttttttcattcgAGGATGAGTTATGGTTTGAAATTGTGGGGTCATGCATCTAGCACTTCTAAAGTTCTGTTAATTCAGAAGAGAGCGGTCCGGGTGATTTCTGGGGCGGGCTATCTAGATCACTGTAAGCCCCTTCTTTCTAAAAATGGCATTCTATCAGTCATTAATGAGTtcatctatcaatgtttgaAGGATATACATCAGATGCAGGATAGGCTACCAAAGAGCAATGACATTCACAGTCACTTCACAAGAAACCgtgagagtatatatatatatatatatatatatatatatatatatatatatatacgtttGTGTTCGTGACAATATGGACTGTTTTTATATATGAACATGACAATGTGGACTGTTTCGTGTCAATTCGGACGGCGTCCGAATTGAACATGTATTTTATTCGATTTATATGAATATGACTATTCGGCCGGCAGGAATTGCTAAGTATCAAGAGGagggattagattagataaagAGGAGGTGAATAgcaggagaaggatgaggaggaggaggaggtggagaaggaggaggaggagaaggaggaggagataaTTATGATGACGATGAGGAGCAAGAAtatgagtaggaggaggaggaggaggatgaagagacaatgataatgatgaggagGAGCAGCAAGAAATATGTGGAGGCGGACTTGTAGTAtcaaaaggaggaggaggaggagataatgatgatgaggaggaggagcaaCACGATgaagagggggaggaggagtagaaggagataatgatgatgatgaggaggagcaacaatatgaagaggaggaggaggagcaggaggaggtaattatgatgatgaggaggagcaagaagatgaggaggagaaggaggaggaggaggaggaggaggagaagaaggaggaaacaATGATGATGACGATAAGCAGCAAGATATATGTGGAGGCGGAGTAGTACTTtccaaaggaggaggaggaggaggagtaatgatgatgaggaagaggagcaACAAGATgaagaggagggggaggagcAGGAGGACAAAAATAAAGATGAGGGGGAGGTGGATGATGAAtaagaggaggaagaataagtggaggaggaagaataagagaataagaggaggaggatgtgaagaagataaaaaataagaagtGGAGGAGGGGTAGTAGGAAggatgagaggaggaggagtgacaGTAActggagaaggagtagaagaagtatgaagaataagaagagggaGTGAGGAGgacaaaaagaaagagaaggaggaggtggaggatgaataagaggaggaggagaaagaataagaggaggaggatgtgagGAGGACAGAAagggtgatgaggaggaggaagaagaggagaaggaggtggaggggagaaggaagaataagaGGAGGATGTGAGAGGGTTAgaaaggaggatgaggaggaggaggaggaggaggaggaggaggaggaggaggaggaaaagaataagaggagaaggaataggaagaataagagaaggataaaaaataataaatagaagatTTTCGTAAGGCAAAGACCACTAATAGGGGACATTCTTGAGGGGATCTTTGATGttaagcagataataatcattattgtgTGCAATAAACGTGctcatacattttcaagatactGGAGTTTATGACTAGAAGAAatcaattgattgaatattcccagaataataaattaagaaacAGACGGCAATTTGCTGTCCAATAAACAGGCTAGGCGCACAACGTAATCCAATCCAGTTCTTTGGCGTCGGCCACTCCGTTTGGCGCGAGATTTAAAAACTTGTGGCCAGTATCACAACGTCTGTATGTTTTCTCTGCTTAGAAGGGAGAGGAGGCACGGAAAAATTGTACAAACTAACTAACTATAATAAGGAATGTTTCTCTTCACACTAGTGTTGTTCCCCTATATTTTCAAATCCATCTGagcaaaatttaaaatgttattcggatttttcgatttttatgcCAGTAAACGATGAATGTACGAGAAATTTCTCATTACATACCTAGACGTTAAAAACAATTTTGacttctcattttatttttgtcaaaaactgattatttgatgatattttaaCATTTCTGAACTTGGGATTGTCTTTCTGACGAGTttcttcatatatatatatattcaatgaGATATGTTTTATATGGAACAGTTCTTCTGTAATTATTAACACTTCCATTATAAACAAATATTCTTGACATTGACAtactattttgtattattataatgtataataattatgtataataattattatgtataataatttgaatatttctaataattcaattcacttcatgtttcaataatattcttgtAGATTCTGGAATATTTTCTTGTTTAGGGATACGACTAACTTGAAGacttttaattgattatttgagtgTAGTAACAGTGTGTGTAGCATTCTACTTTATTCTACATACCGGCTACATTCGACTTATCATTTTTACTACTACTtgtactactttactatgaacTGAATAAATGCAATGAAATGAGAGGTTgatacttgaaattattttttatcaataaaataataggtgTTTTTTTTAAAGATCAACTATAACCAGTGTTTCAACGTTGGTGTTGAAATGCATTCTTCAGGAAGCAATCTTTATGCTGTAACAATAAAAACGTTGAAGAATTCTGTATCacgattgataaattgattggtgTTGGTTAAACTGTGCATTATGTAATTATGAAATAACTGAAGCTGAATAATCCAATAACTTACTTTATACAACAATCTTCAAGTATCTTCTGATAATTGAAGTTCCAGTTTATCGATAGATAATTTGACACCTTGTGAGATCGAACTCTCCAAATGGAATTTTGATTCTTTAATCATGGGATCATGAGTAATGAGTTtatctatttaaaaataaagtgatTCTGCTTTTTCTTTAAGTCTCTGCTATAAAAAATTTTCATCACGCATAATGCTCACAAGGAACCTTATAGGTACTGTCTTTTACCATTAGACTTTTTCTATCTCCAAGTTGGTTTGAAACTCGTTTCCATTCACCTTCTACCTCGCAATTTGACCAGCCCTTTTCTATTTCAGcaattttattgttatctcactCTCTAATAAGAACTCAGAATAAGTTCTACTTTGCATAAATTAGACATGATTTTCTGCATCTCATGACGCTCTTATGTACAGAGGATGAGAGAGTAAGGAGTAAGTTTATCATAAAATGATAATAGTAACagtttgtagcattcaacgtTTTTATTCTAGTTCACTGTGTTTTCTTGTGCATATCACGACAATAAACTGAAGGATTGATTGAAATAACTTGAAATAAAgttaatcaatgaaataataggcGGCAAAGATGAAAATTCCAAACACTATTGTGATTGCGATGTTAAAATGCATTTGTGTTAAAGCACTGTTGCCCGAACAATGAAAACCgttaaaattattcaagaaaataattccAAGATATTCTAGCAGATTGAAAATGCTATGGCTGTCCTCCAATGATTTATTCAGTTTCAGATGTTCATACTACGATAGAAGCTGGTTGTTTAGTTAGTTAGTTAGTAACTGGTTACTtgctattttaatttattttggtTTGAACAATTTTTTGGATGTGTCGTTATTATTCTGTGTGAATGTTGTCataaagagaaataaaataaatttgaataagtcCCTTGGGAATTAAAAGTAtaagacaaaacaataatttataatagtagacaattcattttattagaaattgtaCTCTCCCAGCAATattagaagaaaaaagaattatctatAGGCTTACTGGTAATCTCTAATATTTCGAATTCAATATCTTCcaacaaatttcataaaataagacctcatatttattttccttcaaattGTTCTATTTATAGTTGTTCAATCAACTTATTGATTGTGGAGCTGGAATTTGAAGTTTGGCTTGCTTTCATTCTAGTGAGCAAGACAATGTTGGTTTATGTCTTCTATGCATGGTATCTACATACGCAAAATGTCATTGTTTATAACAGCACAGTAAGAAGACCGGAATTAAATTGGTATAGAGTTTGGATGCACGGCGCCTGGATCTTCTTGTTTTGTTTACTTAGCGAATTCCTTTTAGTCTGGCAGTACTTGGTTGGCGGGGTGGGGATGTGCCATATCGTCAGAACAAATGCTCATAGCTCACCAGCTCAGTCAGTCTCAGTAGTTTCAGTACTCAACTGCTACTGAGTACAGTTCACATTACGAGGACCTACCATGTTTGAGTGCAAAAAGTGCGGACAGTTTTTTGTTGGCAGGAGCCAATTGCTTGTGCACTCAGTAAGAGATTGTTCAGATTTGGCAACGGCAACTCCAGACATTGATGAGGTGAGTGGATTGAGataaattttcttaatattatagAAACACTAGCTGACCCGCCCGTGCTTCGCCACGGGTAAAAATGTGGTagacattttcattttaaacagTGAGACAATTTTCAACCACTATAAAAAAATTCTCAGTCCATGTTTGTCATTTTAACTCCTTTTTACCATTATCTGAATGGCGCAATTTGTTTGAGTTGTTTATTCTTGTAGTAGCTTAAGTATTGGTTCACCATCTTGCAGTCTCGTATATATCAGTAGGCCTATTACATAAATCTCATGTTTTTTaggtacaattttcaaatttttctccAGAATAATGAGCAACctatatcaataatttcaatgatattataaaacttgaagCATGAAAGAAAttcttaaaaaaaataaattagtctTCCTTTAATGTTTCCAACCGTAAGCGATTTTTTGTAtgattacaattattatagagCAATATCCCACGAGTCCCAGACCTTCCTTATTTTATAAAAGCTGAAACTTTTTCTGTGCATGCCCCCTATACAGGTAAGAGTAACCAAAACAGCGAGTATGAAATTTGGGTAGTAAGGGGGTAGTGAAGGGGTGAAAAAAGGACATTAGGTACTTTCGTCATATTATAAAGGCTGAATTTTACATATATTACTCGGGGTAACTCAAGAAATATTGTACTCCATTCCCAGATACCTATGACGGTTGCTACCCCCTGCCAGACACCCCgaacttaaaaaaatataaatatactttTGTTATAGTATAAAAACtgaatttcatatatattaCTCGGGGAAACTAGGGAAATATTGTCATCCATTGACAGACACTGGTGACGGTTGCTACCCCCTGCCAGACAACCCTAACTTAAATacttaaaaaaatttataattacagTCTACTTTTGTGATAGTATAAAAgatgattttcatttatattactcGGGGTGACTCTAGAAATATTGTCATCCATTCCCAGACACCTATGACGGTTGCTACCCCCTGCCAGACACCCCTaactcaaaaaaattataattatactttTGATATAGTAGAAAAGctgaattttatatatattactcGGGGTAACTCCAGAAATATTGTCATCCATTGCCAGACACCTATGACGGTTGCTACCCCCTGCCAGACACCCCTAacttaaaaacttaaaaaaattataactatacTTTTGTTATAgtataaaagctgaatttcatGTATATTACCCGGGGTAACTGTAGAAATATTGTCGTCCATTGCCAGACACCTATGACGGTTGCTACCCACTGCCAGACACCCCTaacttcaaaaattaaaaaaattataattatactcttgatttagtataaaagctgaatttcatatatattaCTCGGGGTAACTCTAGAAATATTGCCATCCATTGCCAGACACTTGTGACGGTTGCTACCCCCTGCCAGACACCCCTAACTTTCAATGTGTCTGGCAAGATGTAAAAACCATTAAAACTGTCTGGCTATTGAGGTAGAAAATTTTTTGGTCCCCAAGTAAcacaatttatataaagaaaatcTTTTATACTATTAtgaaagtataattattattcttcaaagTTTATTACATTGGGGGTGTCTTGCTGGGGGTGGCAACTGTCATCAGTGTCTAGCAATGGAAAACAAGATTTCTAGAGTTAGCCCGAGTAATATATGTAAAATTCAGCCTTTATACTATGACGAAAGTAATGTCCTTTTTTCACTCCTTCACTACCCCCTTACTGCCAAAGCAACCACTACCCAAATTTCATACTCGCTGTTTTGGTTACTCTTACCTGTATAGGGGGCATGCACAGAAAAAGTTTCAGCTTTTATAAAATAAGGAAGGTCTGGGGCTCATGGGCTCTTGGGCTATTATTGTTCTTATTACTCTATCGAGAAACTTATAATTCATATAATGTTATTCTTTTTCTTAGGAAGCTGAAACAACAGCTGATGACGAGGATGCAGATCCCAATTGGTCACCTACACCACTTAGAGGTAGGTTCCAAttccatataaatatattttccaatgcgCGTGCTTCTTTCATGAGATCAAATCTGTTTGCAAAAAgtggaataaattaatttaaaaaaatggtcCATGCCAGAAATTGAATTCAGAACAAACAGGATGGTAGTCAGTTCCTGTTAATACTATATAACTTGGAGgacaaaataaatatctttCCCTATTAAAATTGTTTAGCGCCTTAAAAGTCAACGTCGACAAACTACAACCCCAAAATGAATTCACATGTGTGTGAAGTCTTAATTGTATCACATAATTTTGGTACACATCTTTATTATCTTCCAGCAGCTCATGCATCATGAATGACGTTTTTCATGCAATATTAGAATTTAAAAGTACTGCCGTAGCAAGTAATCTCAATAGCAAAAAGCTAAGGAAGCTAGGTAAAATGGGGCTTGGAAATATCAAAATAGGAGCAAAGAGGCGAGAGGCTATTTTAATAGGTAGATTGAAACTTAAAAGCAGTAATGGAAAATTCAGGTGCAAAAATGCTTCGTCCACATTAACTACACTATGTTCACTGTACCTACTACTACTTCTCATTTAAGGTTTAATCAATATctactttgtttttatatatattttttttagataCCACAATTTCATGTTTGACACATGATGACATCGAGTCATCTCCAATAACTCAAGAGCAGATTGAAGAAGCAGCAATTGTGGAAGCAATCATCTGTGCTGAAGATGTGAGTCAAATTTTTgtaagaaattatttttgtttgttcagTTTGCTGCTTGTATCTGtgtttggaaaaaatcaaggacTTTCTATGTCTTATTTATCATCTTACTAGGACATCCCTGGTCGTACAAAACTGTGACTATTGAACTACGTAACACAGTTTtcaatccttctccttctctcctctCATCACCACCCCTCTCCTACCATCACCTTTCtcctattaataaaattaatcaataaaatcaatcctCCTATcatctcttttcctcttctttcctcTCCACTTCTCTCCGCTtatctcctctccttcttcctctctcttctatCCTCTCCGCTCCTTTTTTTCTCTCCTCCCCTCTCATCTAttcctctctcctctcttttACTCTCTTTTCGTTTCTTTTACTCACCTCACCATTTCCTTCTCTCTCCCTGTCTTTTTCTCAATGTCTTTCTTTATCTTTCCCTCTTTCCCTCTCTCCTACTCTCTTTCCcttctttcctttttcttccttctctcccCTCTCTTACTCCTCCCTCATTACCTTTGTTTCTCCCtctattctctttctctcatcctctatctttctctttctctgcaaaaattccaaattcaaaaagcataatgaaaaataaaattcttgtttcaaaacagctgatcacAAGTTGAAATGTGAAAATTTTCAGCTCACCTATCCCTATGTAAAGCAATggcaaaaattgaaactttgatggttcttaaaatttgaaaattttaatctcGAATCATAACTTAAGTTTTCATAGCTAACTAAACTTCTCATACTCTTCACCAACATGATTCTCAGTAAAATGTAGTCTTTCTTTTGTTGTATTCATACTGTAGCTGAAATGGATCAAAAATTGAGAATAGGATCCTATCAATTTATAGCATAAGTTTGTGATTCCTACTTTGTCAGAAGTAGATATTTACTTCTCCTTCTTAATATCTTAATACTGTATACTAATAAATTTGACAAAATAGCCTATCATATCATATTTGcctatcatattttttattgttatcccatcttttttatttttcaggaaTATGGGATGTCATCTTGTGACGAATCATATAAAGACTCCAATTGGAAACCTTTACCACATGAAGGTAGGTtcagttttataaaaattataacatattttaaTACAGATAAATCCTACACCATTTCAAAGACTAGGGGTGAGAAATTGCACAAATTAATGAGCCATAATTTTTCTCACATGTTTAGAATTACTCAGACTACAATTACATTTTCTTTAGAAATTTGAATACACCACCAacctattaataatattgttctagTTCTAATAACTATCCcaaattcatatatttatagatttatactatcataaatattatagaTACTCTCTATTCTAAATATTCTCTATTCGTCTAATCTGTTCTCTGTGCTATAacctatatattataaactgacTGGTGTTACAGAGTATTTATTTGCAAATTTTAACTGAAtcttttccaaatttcaaatccagactaaatctttttttaattaagatttagtgttttttattcaaattgattcttatacaaattaatttgattttttcagaaaactCAATGTATCAAGAAAAAAGTAGTGGGCCAACTGGTAGTGATAAAGAGCATACAGCTCGGAGAAGGCTCTTCACTGACGACAACAAATCAACTGACAATGACTCAAAAAGTAAGATGTTGAAATTTTATGAGTATATCTGTAACTCTAGTGATGGATTATTTCCAATGCCTAATCTGCTTAGACATCTTTTCACATCTTCTATATATTAATGCACAGTTGGAAGAGTGAGATCTCAGTAACTACTAAACCGATTTTCAAGATACATGGCTCAAATTAAAGGGGAGAATGTGCAGGTTTGCCAAATTTCCTTCGAAGTTACATATTTTCTAAGGGCTACGCCTCACAACCCTTCAAAGGATGAATCAATGCAACTATTATGGAAGAATAGAATTCAGTTATTATAATacagaaagtattgctttccaaaaaaattaaggtacccaaatttcaagatttctatacgtttcaaggtcccctgagtccaaaaaagtggttttcatCAGATTTCCATCAAAAtatggtgtggcacactcacataactttccttgccattatttTAAAACGATTTCCAATTTTAATAAAGTACCTTATTGCATTATTTTATACAGAATTGGATTATCAATCTGACGAACACACAAGCACATTCAGAAAGCtccatttcaatattatcataatataaacaCATAGTCACAGTCTACTAAATTATATTCACGAGAATGTTGTTCTTTAGGGTggagaaaaactagaaaaaatgcTCAATTTTCATACTAGGAGAAAAACTCAAATTGGTAATGACTCAGAACAACGAGTAGAAtatgataacattttaaaaaaatcaagtattTCCAATTTCATGATTCATAAGAAAGCTGGAGAGAAGAAGGCCTTCATCAGCGTTTTTAAAGATCAAAGCGTTCACTGCCCACATCGGAGTGAGGCTCCAATGAAATCTGATGTCGGTGATAATAAGAACTCTCTCAATACAACTAGAATTGCAAAGAAATAAATCGATTATTCTAATAAGAGTAGGCCTTTGAAAGTTtgattctctgtcttgtttATCTAACTAGACTTTCTTTGATGTTATACAAGTATAGTTTCTATAAAGGTACATAGTTTACAGTACAATGTTGTGTCATTGACATAATGCTATTCCCCGCCAATTATTTTCCCGCGAACTGAGCTGACAAGTTCGACGCAGTCTCAAAACATTTCCGAAGTTTTGACAGCAATCAATGAGTCATGACCAGCGACCACATAATTCATTTGTATTATGTGGTCGCTGGTCATAACACAGCAATAACTAATATTGCCGCAGCAGTCAGGGGCGTTCTAAGGTATTCTGGCACCTGTGGCGGTATATCAATTTGTCACCACCCCGCTTATAATTATACGCttataattatgttaatatcAAGTGAATTTCATAATATAGTAATTATATCATTTGAATTTACTTCTTgtgtttcaaataatttcaatgaaatttcttatttcaattttagggaAATTTCTCTTGGATTCTCTGAATTCCAATATGGAAATTTATAAACGCCAGAGAAAGGATTTGGAGAAAGCTGGGAACACAAGTTCCgcaagaagaaaaggaaggagaATTCTTCAATATAAAGAGGCGATTGAGAAGGTGAAACATGGATTGGAGATTAACATCGACAGCTTGCCTGACCCGGTTCCAGATGAGCAACCAGTACAACCAGAACCACAAATAAATACCAATTATCAGGTGTGTGAACaaactattcataaatagaaattaATCATAGTCTAACGTATGAactattcatatatattttattgaaatgtgaAACAGGAACAAAAGCAGTAAGGTTGTGCAACAGGCTTTTTTCAGGCAGCTAGTTGAATTTGGGACATGTCAGTTGAAAAACTAGATTCTCACATTCGCCAATAAAAAATCATTGTCTGAATATTCCATCCAGCACTTATTAAATTTCATTGTCTGTGCCTCATCTAGCAAGTCATATTGTGTTTCCAGCATTTATTCTCATTACATAGAACATATTTCATTTCTGTGAGGTATTCTCAACAGcaatattgatattgtaaatttatttgatgctaaatactattctatcattatactattatactattctATACTATTCACTATCACTAAATGCTACTTGTAATTAAAGAGGTTAAGGAATAATGAagtctgaaaaataataaaggctTCTAAGggataaatttcatttcaagtgATCATACCAGTGATTCAGCATCATACTGAGCTATAGTCGGCATGGCACAATAAAGTCCCTGTATAGCATTGGATAGCCCGCAATCCAGGGACTCTCTCGTGCCATGCAGACTATAATAAGTTTGTAAATAAATCACCAATGGAGCTATCAGGGAGCAGGCCTACTAGTGCATACTTAATTAGACTACCAAGCCACAGAGGGCCTGGCCAACAGGTGAAAATTTACGTTTGACCAACAGGTGAGGCACTGTCGGCTAACAGGTGTAATGAGCTGTGGACTGCCAGGATTGTTGCTTGATAATCCCGCTAAGACATAAGAATGCAGTATATGCTTCTTAGAACATCACTTGTCTACTGACCACAAGCGTATGCTCTGCATAGGCTACAGGAATTTAAAGACTAAGTGTTGCCTAATTTGCATTT
Coding sequences within it:
- the LOC120354446 gene encoding uncharacterized protein LOC120354446; the encoded protein is MFECKKCGQFFVGRSQLLVHSVRDCSDLATATPDIDEEAETTADDEDADPNWSPTPLRDTTISCLTHDDIESSPITQEQIEEAAIVEAIICAEDEYGMSSCDESYKDSNWKPLPHEENSMYQEKSSGPTGSDKEHTARRRLFTDDNKSTDNDSKRKFLLDSLNSNMEIYKRQRKDLEKAGNTSSARRKGRRILQYKEAIEKVKHGLEINIDSLPDPVPDEQPVQPEPQINTNYQVCEQTIHK